A genomic segment from Bacteroidota bacterium encodes:
- a CDS encoding undecaprenyl-diphosphate phosphatase, producing the protein MSIIEAVIIAIVEGLTEYLPVSSTGHMIITTAILGIEPDDFIKFFTVNIQLGAILAVVVLYFKRFFKSFDFYFKLIVAFIPAAVLGILFSDKIDELLESPATVAVTLLVGGIILLFVDKWFAANDSEGVEEVTYKNAFIIGCFQCISMIPGVSRSASTIIGGLTQKLTRKAAAEFSFFLAVPTMFGATAKKSLDLYQDKGLEFFTSERLMLLGIGNVVAFIVALVAIKAFITFLTKNGFKVFGWYRIIVGGIILILLGAGYSLSVI; encoded by the coding sequence ATGAGCATTATTGAAGCAGTTATTATTGCTATAGTTGAAGGATTAACGGAATATTTGCCCGTGTCGTCAACCGGGCACATGATAATAACTACCGCTATTTTGGGTATTGAACCCGATGATTTTATTAAATTTTTTACGGTAAACATTCAACTGGGCGCTATACTGGCTGTAGTGGTTTTGTATTTCAAACGTTTTTTCAAATCGTTTGATTTTTACTTTAAGTTGATAGTAGCCTTTATTCCCGCAGCTGTTTTAGGTATTTTGTTTAGCGATAAAATAGATGAGCTCTTGGAAAGTCCCGCTACCGTTGCCGTTACTTTATTAGTGGGCGGTATTATTTTATTGTTTGTAGATAAATGGTTTGCTGCCAACGATAGCGAAGGGGTAGAGGAAGTAACTTATAAAAATGCTTTTATCATTGGTTGTTTTCAATGTATTTCCATGATACCCGGTGTATCGCGCAGTGCATCAACCATAATAGGTGGTTTAACCCAAAAGCTCACACGCAAAGCTGCGGCTGAGTTTTCTTTCTTTTTAGCAGTACCAACCATGTTTGGTGCTACAGCTAAAAAATCGCTGGACTTATACCAGGATAAAGGCCTGGAGTTTTTTACTTCTGAACGATTGATGTTATTGGGCATAGGAAATGTAGTGGCTTTTATAGTAGCTTTAGTAGCTATTAAAGCGTTTATTACTTTTTTAACTAAAAACGGATTTAAAGTATTTGGCTGGTACCGAATTATAGTAGGTGGTATTATACTAATATTATTAGGTGCAGGCTACTCATTAAGTGTGATATAA
- a CDS encoding MBL fold metallo-hydrolase: MKVTFLGSGTSQGVPIIACHCRVCTSTNQADKRLRSSILVQYHDKNIVVDTGPDFRQQMLTVKIDSCHAILFTHAHRDHLAGLDDIRGFNFAMKKPIDIYCEPIVDAAIRQEFHYAFEEPKYPGVPEMTMHPLSETPLELFGKKIIPLRVWHHKLPVLGFKFDNFVYITDANRIDDEVKEKIKGADVLVLNALRREPHISHFTLQEAVDLINELKPKQAYLTHISHQLGLHDEVNSELPKHIQLAYDGLELNF; encoded by the coding sequence ATGAAGGTAACATTTCTTGGCTCAGGTACTTCGCAAGGTGTTCCCATTATTGCTTGCCATTGCCGGGTATGTACTTCAACCAACCAAGCCGATAAACGCTTACGTTCATCTATACTTGTTCAGTACCACGATAAGAATATAGTGGTTGATACCGGTCCTGATTTCAGGCAACAAATGCTTACCGTAAAAATAGATAGTTGCCATGCTATTTTATTTACTCATGCGCACCGCGACCATTTAGCCGGTTTGGATGATATACGTGGCTTTAATTTTGCCATGAAAAAGCCTATTGATATTTACTGTGAACCCATCGTTGATGCAGCCATTCGCCAGGAGTTTCATTATGCTTTTGAAGAGCCTAAATATCCGGGAGTACCTGAAATGACTATGCACCCGCTGAGTGAGACACCACTTGAACTGTTTGGCAAGAAAATTATTCCTTTGCGTGTGTGGCACCATAAGCTACCTGTTTTGGGCTTTAAGTTTGATAACTTTGTATACATAACCGATGCCAACAGAATAGACGATGAGGTAAAGGAAAAAATAAAAGGAGCGGATGTTTTGGTATTAAATGCCTTGAGGCGGGAACCACATATTTCGCATTTTACTTTACAGGAAGCCGTTGATTTAATAAATGAACTAAAACCAAAGCAAGCTTATTTAACCCATATCAGTCACCAGTTAGGTTTACATGATGAGGTAAACAGTGAATTGCCTAAACATATACAATTGGCTTACGATGGCTTGGAATTAAACTTTTAA